The proteins below come from a single Cetobacterium somerae ATCC BAA-474 genomic window:
- the lptB gene encoding LPS export ABC transporter ATP-binding protein, protein MRSIVAQGLCKSYKKRQVVKDVSLEVKKGEIVGLLGPNGAGKTTTFYMITGIVKPEKGQVFINEVDITEYPMYKRADMGIGYLAQEPSIFRNLSVEDNILAILEMKGLPKNEQIKKMQELLEEFKLTHVAKSMGYSLSGGERRRVEIARTIANDPDFILLDEPFAGVDPIAVEDIQQIIKYLKQRGLGILITDHSVRETLSITEKAYIMANGKVLISGTPEEIASNPMAKKVYLGENFKLD, encoded by the coding sequence ATGAGAAGTATAGTTGCTCAAGGATTATGTAAAAGTTATAAAAAAAGACAAGTAGTTAAAGATGTGAGTTTGGAAGTAAAGAAAGGCGAAATTGTTGGTCTTTTAGGACCTAACGGAGCGGGAAAAACTACAACATTTTACATGATAACTGGAATAGTTAAACCTGAAAAGGGTCAAGTTTTTATTAATGAAGTAGATATAACAGAATATCCAATGTATAAAAGAGCAGATATGGGAATTGGATATCTTGCACAAGAACCATCAATTTTTAGAAATCTTTCTGTTGAAGATAATATATTAGCTATATTGGAGATGAAAGGATTACCCAAAAATGAGCAGATAAAAAAAATGCAAGAGTTGTTAGAAGAGTTTAAGTTAACACATGTAGCGAAATCGATGGGATATTCTCTTTCAGGTGGAGAGAGAAGAAGAGTTGAAATAGCAAGAACAATAGCTAATGATCCAGATTTTATATTGCTAGATGAACCATTTGCTGGAGTTGATCCTATAGCTGTAGAGGATATACAACAAATTATTAAATACTTAAAACAAAGAGGATTAGGAATACTAATAACAGACCACTCAGTAAGAGAAACGTTGTCTATAACTGAGAAAGCATATATAATGGCTAACGGAAAAGTATTGATAAGTGGAACTCCTGAAGAAATAGCTTCTAATCCAATGGCGAAGAAAGTATATTTAGGAGAAAACTTTAAATT